A DNA window from Streptococcus mutans contains the following coding sequences:
- the hisG gene encoding ATP phosphoribosyltransferase — protein MTKQLTIALTKGRIEKDTVKLLERAGFDMSFMADKGRNLIFESPDKSFRFLLVKAPDVTTYVRHGVADIGVVGKDVLIEHPTGYLEMLDLNFGLCKFSVASTPDYNPSDHKRKRIATKYPTVARDFFNQKGEDVEIISIQGSVEIAPVIGLADAIVDIVETGNTLVANGLEVFEDICRISARMIVNKASLKNKPELLAFIKKMEDLVGDREVAFK, from the coding sequence ATGACAAAACAATTAACCATTGCCTTGACAAAAGGGCGAATTGAAAAGGATACGGTCAAATTACTTGAAAGAGCGGGTTTTGACATGTCTTTCATGGCTGATAAGGGCCGTAATCTGATTTTTGAAAGTCCAGATAAAAGCTTTCGTTTTCTGCTTGTTAAGGCACCAGATGTCACAACCTATGTTCGTCATGGTGTAGCTGATATTGGTGTTGTGGGAAAAGATGTTCTGATCGAACATCCAACAGGTTACTTGGAAATGCTGGATCTCAATTTTGGACTTTGCAAATTTTCAGTAGCCTCCACACCAGATTATAATCCTAGTGATCATAAACGCAAGCGGATTGCAACCAAATATCCAACAGTTGCCAGAGACTTTTTTAATCAAAAAGGGGAGGATGTTGAAATTATTTCTATTCAAGGAAGTGTGGAAATTGCCCCTGTTATTGGTTTAGCGGATGCCATTGTCGATATTGTTGAGACAGGCAATACACTAGTCGCTAATGGCTTGGAAGTCTTTGAAGATATTTGTCGTATTTCAGCTCGCATGATTGTCAATAAGGCCAGTTTGAAAAATAAACCAGAATTATTGGCTTTCATCAAGAAAATGGAAGACCTTGTCGGTGATAGAGAGGTGGCTTTTAAATGA
- the hisD gene encoding histidinol dehydrogenase encodes MKRLTGTNEEISNILYQEQLELSKENLDVEATVREIIEKVKEEGDEALRAYSEKFDHVVLSELHVSDQVVNEAFDKIDKDVLTALENAKANIESYHKQQLEGGFEDQPSQGVLRGQLIRPIERVGVYVPGGTAAYPSSVLMNVIPAKIAGVKEIIMITPPQEHFVPAILVAAKLAGVDKIYQVGGAQGIAALAYGTQTLPKVDKITGPGNIFVATAKKLVYGVVGIDMIAGPSEIGVIADSTANPVYVAADLLSQAEHDIRARAILVTNSAELADAVELEIEKQLQTLPRQAIARPSIENNGRIIIAQDVESMFELMNLVAPEHLEIAIDKAYDYLERVQNAGSIFLGHYTSEPIGDYYAGANHVLPTTATSRFSSALGVHDFVKRIQYTQYSKAAVNAAEKGITTLAYAEGLQAHARAIEVRNDKN; translated from the coding sequence ATGAAACGTTTAACAGGAACAAATGAAGAGATTTCTAACATTTTATATCAAGAGCAGCTGGAACTCAGCAAGGAAAATTTAGATGTTGAAGCGACTGTTCGTGAGATTATCGAAAAAGTCAAAGAAGAAGGTGATGAGGCTTTACGAGCTTATTCTGAAAAATTTGATCATGTTGTATTATCTGAATTGCACGTTTCGGATCAAGTTGTCAATGAAGCTTTTGACAAGATTGATAAAGATGTTCTCACAGCACTTGAAAATGCAAAAGCTAATATTGAATCTTACCATAAGCAACAATTAGAAGGAGGTTTTGAAGATCAGCCCTCTCAAGGGGTGCTTCGCGGACAGCTGATTCGTCCCATTGAGCGCGTTGGTGTCTATGTTCCCGGTGGAACAGCAGCTTATCCATCATCTGTACTCATGAATGTTATTCCAGCTAAAATTGCTGGTGTGAAAGAAATCATTATGATTACACCGCCGCAGGAACATTTTGTCCCAGCTATTTTGGTTGCTGCCAAACTGGCCGGTGTTGATAAAATTTATCAGGTTGGCGGTGCCCAAGGAATTGCAGCTTTGGCTTATGGCACACAAACACTGCCTAAAGTGGATAAGATTACAGGCCCGGGCAATATCTTTGTAGCAACTGCTAAAAAGTTGGTTTATGGTGTGGTAGGCATTGATATGATTGCTGGACCATCGGAAATTGGTGTCATCGCAGATAGTACAGCCAATCCTGTTTATGTGGCTGCTGATTTGCTGTCTCAAGCAGAACATGATATACGTGCCCGTGCTATTCTCGTGACTAACTCAGCTGAATTGGCTGATGCGGTTGAATTAGAAATTGAAAAGCAGTTGCAAACCTTGCCACGTCAAGCTATCGCTCGTCCTTCAATTGAAAATAATGGTCGAATTATTATTGCCCAAGATGTGGAGAGCATGTTTGAACTCATGAATTTAGTGGCGCCAGAGCACTTAGAAATTGCTATAGATAAAGCTTATGATTATTTGGAACGGGTACAAAATGCTGGTTCGATTTTCCTTGGACATTACACCAGTGAACCAATTGGTGATTATTATGCTGGTGCCAACCATGTGCTGCCGACAACAGCTACCAGTCGTTTTTCATCAGCACTTGGTGTGCATGACTTTGTCAAACGCATCCAATACACGCAATACAGTAAGGCTGCCGTTAATGCAGCTGAAAAAGGCATTACAACCCTTGCCTATGCCGAAGGTTTGCAGGCACATGCCAGAGCAATTGAGGTGAGAAATGACAAAAACTAA
- the serB gene encoding phosphoserine phosphatase SerB, with the protein MTKTKGLLVMDVDSTLVQEEVIDLLGDEAGVGQQVADITERAMRGGLDFRQALEERVATLEGLPESIVDKVYARIHFNKNAKELVAELHARGYKVGLVSGGFHETVDRLAAEAGIDYVKANHLEVVDGVLTGKTYGDIVTKEIKVQKLRDWAAENELVLSQTIAMGDGANDLPMIHEAGIGIAFCAKPIVRQQAPYQINEPDLYKVIEILDEVKK; encoded by the coding sequence ATGACAAAAACTAAGGGACTTTTGGTCATGGATGTTGACTCTACCCTTGTTCAGGAAGAAGTCATTGATCTTCTTGGAGATGAGGCTGGAGTTGGTCAGCAAGTTGCCGATATTACCGAGCGGGCCATGCGAGGGGGGTTGGACTTTCGTCAGGCACTTGAGGAGCGTGTGGCAACCTTGGAAGGATTACCAGAATCTATTGTTGACAAGGTTTATGCCCGCATTCATTTCAATAAAAATGCCAAGGAATTGGTGGCGGAATTGCATGCGCGTGGTTACAAAGTCGGTCTGGTTTCAGGTGGCTTTCATGAGACAGTCGACAGATTAGCAGCAGAAGCTGGCATTGATTATGTTAAGGCTAACCATTTAGAAGTCGTTGATGGTGTCCTGACTGGCAAAACATACGGAGATATTGTGACCAAGGAAATCAAAGTACAAAAGCTCCGCGATTGGGCAGCAGAAAATGAACTTGTCCTTTCACAAACCATTGCCATGGGTGATGGTGCCAATGACTTGCCCATGATTCATGAGGCAGGAATCGGTATTGCCTTTTGTGCCAAACCAATTGTCCGCCAACAAGCACCCTACCAAATCAATGAACCAGATTTGTACAAAGTGATTGAAATATTAGATGAGGTGAAAAAATGA
- the hisB gene encoding imidazoleglycerol-phosphate dehydratase HisB, with amino-acid sequence MRQAKIERNTFETKIKLSLNLDTQEPVDIQTGVGFFDHMLTLFARHGRMSLVVKADGDLHVDSHHTVEDVGIALGQALRQALGDKVGINRYGTSFVPMDETLGMASLDLSGRSYLVFDAEFDNPKLGNFDTELVEEFFQALAFNVQMNLHLKILHGKNNHHKAESLFKATGRALREAVTINPEIKGVNSTKGML; translated from the coding sequence ATGAGACAAGCAAAAATCGAACGCAATACCTTTGAAACCAAGATTAAGCTGAGTTTGAATTTAGATACACAGGAACCTGTGGATATTCAGACAGGCGTGGGCTTTTTTGACCATATGCTAACCCTTTTTGCTCGTCATGGACGGATGTCCTTGGTGGTTAAGGCTGATGGCGATTTGCATGTGGATAGTCATCATACGGTGGAAGATGTCGGTATTGCTCTTGGTCAAGCCCTGCGCCAAGCCTTGGGAGATAAGGTAGGTATTAACCGTTATGGGACAAGTTTTGTGCCCATGGACGAAACCTTGGGCATGGCCAGCCTTGACCTGTCCGGCCGTTCTTATTTGGTTTTTGATGCGGAATTTGACAATCCGAAATTAGGCAATTTTGATACTGAATTGGTAGAAGAATTCTTCCAAGCTCTTGCTTTTAATGTTCAAATGAATCTGCATTTAAAGATTTTGCATGGTAAGAATAACCACCACAAGGCAGAAAGTCTCTTTAAAGCAACTGGCCGTGCGCTTCGTGAAGCAGTGACCATCAATCCAGAAATTAAGGGCGTTAATTCTACAAAAGGGATGCTTTAA
- a CDS encoding YrdB family protein: MRKIFSSLTLLFRFVLEVSAIIGLAAAAFCEYSLVVRVLYPFLGLIIALIWSRYGAPKSTNSLKGRAKFALECFVYGLTIFCFAMIYDQTFTLIFALIVVIDLTAMYALDLERKETL, from the coding sequence GTGAGAAAAATTTTTTCAAGTTTGACACTTCTTTTTCGTTTTGTCTTGGAGGTTTCGGCAATAATTGGTTTAGCCGCAGCAGCATTTTGTGAGTACAGTCTGGTAGTCAGAGTTTTATATCCTTTCTTGGGACTGATTATTGCTCTCATTTGGTCTCGCTATGGTGCTCCGAAGTCTACTAATAGCCTGAAGGGAAGAGCTAAATTCGCTCTGGAATGTTTCGTCTACGGTCTGACCATTTTCTGTTTTGCGATGATTTATGATCAAACTTTTACTCTTATTTTTGCGCTGATAGTAGTCATTGATTTAACTGCTATGTATGCTTTGGATTTAGAGAGAAAGGAGACCTTATGA
- the hisH gene encoding imidazole glycerol phosphate synthase subunit HisH, with product MIIVIDYDAGNTANVLRALDKLGVKAELSADPQKIVAASGLILPGVGAFPAAMAELEKRGLVTVIKEAVAKGIPLLGICLGMQLLVEKGLEHCETAGFGFISGICREISAKAGFPVPHMGWNDLQVKQKSALTAGLQGQAVYFVHSYFTDVPQEYIDVTVDYSIEVPAMIHKDNVYGAQFHPEKSGDVGLGILKKFVDLCD from the coding sequence ATGATTATAGTTATTGATTACGACGCAGGCAATACCGCTAATGTCCTGCGGGCTTTGGATAAACTTGGTGTCAAGGCAGAACTATCAGCGGATCCGCAAAAGATTGTGGCAGCTTCAGGTTTGATTTTGCCAGGAGTTGGTGCCTTTCCAGCTGCCATGGCTGAACTTGAAAAAAGAGGCCTTGTGACTGTTATCAAAGAAGCTGTTGCCAAAGGAATACCCCTTTTAGGCATTTGTCTGGGTATGCAATTATTAGTGGAAAAAGGTTTGGAACACTGTGAGACAGCTGGTTTTGGCTTTATTTCTGGTATTTGTCGAGAAATTTCAGCTAAAGCTGGTTTTCCTGTTCCCCATATGGGCTGGAATGATTTGCAGGTCAAGCAGAAGTCAGCTTTGACAGCCGGTTTGCAAGGTCAGGCTGTCTATTTCGTGCATAGCTACTTTACAGATGTCCCCCAAGAATACATTGATGTGACGGTTGACTATTCTATTGAAGTACCAGCCATGATTCACAAGGATAATGTCTACGGCGCTCAGTTCCACCCTGAAAAATCGGGTGATGTCGGACTAGGTATTCTCAAAAAATTTGTGGATTTGTGTGACTGA
- the hisA gene encoding 1-(5-phosphoribosyl)-5-[(5-phosphoribosylamino)methylideneamino]imidazole-4-carboxamide isomerase — MQILPAIDIKNGHAVRLVKGDFEQETVVNDNVLDQASIFMEAGIQYIHVVDLDGALEGRAANRDLIAKIKEMTGLAIEVGGGIRTIEQIEDYLSVGINRVIIGSMAVKHPQFVKEALDKFGSDKIVVGIDAKNGMVATEGWLETSTVDYISLALEMEKMGVRLFVYTDVDRDGTLTGPNFEHYEKLIAHLTSAKVIASGGIHALSDLQQLEKIGVAGTIVGKAYYNGDISLKELREFEG; from the coding sequence ATGCAAATTCTTCCAGCTATCGATATTAAAAACGGTCATGCTGTCCGCCTTGTCAAGGGGGATTTTGAGCAAGAGACGGTTGTTAATGATAATGTTCTCGACCAAGCTAGTATTTTCATGGAAGCAGGTATCCAATACATCCATGTTGTCGATTTGGATGGTGCACTTGAAGGTCGGGCTGCTAATCGTGATTTAATTGCCAAGATTAAAGAAATGACAGGCTTGGCTATTGAAGTCGGCGGTGGTATTCGCACCATTGAACAAATTGAAGATTATTTATCTGTCGGTATTAATCGTGTGATTATTGGTTCTATGGCAGTTAAGCATCCCCAATTTGTCAAGGAAGCTCTGGATAAATTTGGCAGCGATAAAATTGTTGTTGGTATTGATGCTAAAAATGGGATGGTAGCTACAGAAGGTTGGCTGGAGACTAGCACCGTTGATTACATCAGCCTAGCTTTAGAGATGGAAAAAATGGGTGTCAGACTTTTTGTCTATACTGACGTTGACCGTGATGGCACATTGACAGGCCCCAATTTTGAGCATTATGAGAAACTAATTGCTCACTTGACAAGTGCCAAGGTTATTGCCTCAGGTGGTATCCATGCCCTGTCAGATTTGCAACAATTAGAAAAGATTGGTGTTGCCGGAACCATTGTCGGCAAAGCTTATTATAATGGCGATATTAGTCTAAAAGAATTAAGAGAATTTGAGGGTTAG